The Brassica napus cultivar Da-Ae chromosome C1, Da-Ae, whole genome shotgun sequence DNA segment GGAATTCCTCTGCTACAAGCTATGCGTTCGATGAGTTTAATGCACTACACTTACCTGATGCTAGCTTTTTGCTATCTGGTCAGCGCTATCATGGCATATTAGAACTTTTACTTTCATGAGTTTTATTGACTATCGGTTGGATactcgaatgttttttttttttttctttttgtcaaattATACTCGAATGCATTATCTCTCTTTCATTTGGTTATTGATTGCAACTCTTTCTTTTtaacattagttttttttttttaaatatataatcaatgagagagagagaggttggatGTAGTTCCAATTACAAGAGTGAAGAggtagaaaaacaaaaaaattggagaactttcaaacaaaaaaaggcGAATGGCGACGAAAATAACAAGCCTGAGGAATCAAAGACCAAAAATATCTTGTCGCCCTTCCGTGTTATTGtttattgttattgttattgttttcAGAAAACTTCTGTTGTGTGAATTTATTGTTAATTCAAGTTCTGAATCCTAAGTATTCTCGCTTCCTGGCGAGGTCTTACCTTAGTGTTCATACGTTacgttgttttcttgtttgcAGGTCTATTAAAGACACTACGAGTTCGTTCAATAAGAATCCGGTACAGAAAGTGGCTGCATATGGGAAATCACGAGCTCGATGTCTCGTTTACACAGGAGCACTTTATGGAAGCTCGACAGAACAATACATGTTTCCTATTCATGACTACAATTTTGCATTGGAACCGCTAAACGAGACGAACCTACAGTTAAGTGTTTCCCGTGAGCAAAAATGCGTCCAATGATACTCTTCAAAACTCAAGGACCCACAGTGAAGAACAATATCTGGAAGGAAAAGACGAGGTTGATACTCAGTAAACTCAAAATGAAAGCTATGTCAACGCTTTTGACCTCTGATAATGATTTGTCAGAGAAATGATAAACTAGCTTTAATGGTTTCTCAGGAACTCATTGATAACTTACAGTTGGGAGTCCGTCATCGCATACTTCCCTGGACATATAAGCCTTTCTAACAGCTAGACTTAGCTCCACCTCTTGGTCGATGCCCGGTCTCTGGTTACAGCTCCTGAGCACCACTTGGTCTTTGGTACAGAATTTTCCCCTGTCCTAGATGCCGCAATTGCCATGCGCTTTGAGATGCAGACAACTTTACTGCAAAGTGCCTCTACTGTGGATTCAATATGCCAAGCTTCCTGATGCGCCAACCTTTACAATAAAGAAGACTATTCACGGGAATCATACATACATGTGGTGGTGTCTCCCACCTTGGTCACTATCAAGCTCCAGTTGAATAGGTTGTTGAGGCTGTGAAAGAAAGGCTGAAACAAGATCCATGTCGCAAACCTAAGGAGATAGTGGAGAAAATTCACCAAGTTCATGGGATTACACCTATCATACAAGCAAGCGGGTTCCTGGTTGATGGGAGCTTTCAAcagttatttatatatttccatGTATAAATCTGTGGATATCTTAATTGCAacagttatttttatatttcctttGGCCTTTGCTATTTATTATTGGTGAGCAGTTCAACAATTCTGTTCTTGTGCACCTTTGTTGGGAAGCAGCAAAATGTCTTTGATTTGTGGCATATCCCTTCCTTCTTTGCGGACCACATACTGCTTTGGAGGAACAAGGATTGGACATCTGACTGAAAATGTTACCGGAGTCGCTTAATAATTGTTGGATTCAAGATGCCTCGGGTCTTCCTATAATcaaaatgatgatgttcaagCATGCAGTGGTCTGGTATGCTGGTTCCATCTGCTCGGAGAGGAATCCTTGAGGCTATAGGACAATCTCGTGTGTACCAGGTTCAAATAGAAGCTGTAATCCAGCATGTTCTCGAGATTGGATCATTGATGATTGTAATATAATAGCCCAAGTGAGGAGAACATAATGAATAGAAATTAGACTCTGTTGGTAATCAATCTGACATGCTAGGGGCTGTTCGTTTCACCATTTGTATGATCCATTCAgatgatccattcagatttttgggactgtttgtttgtccatccaaGTGGTTCATatagatgaatcatctaaatgaattttatgtttgtatctttattttcatttccatccgaatgagtttagtaaacaaattaccaaaatactcTTGTcttgatttaatcatatgttaaaatttaCTACAATAATAACTTctaataaacatttaaattgataaacatgtatttgaaaaaaaaaacattaaagtttcaaactaaaAGAGTATTAATAATAAACCGACTATAacttcggttttggcggaaaacgaAATTTTTCGGTTATGACGGAAAATGAGATTTTtcgattttgacgggaaaacgagattttttattttgacgaaaaaacgagatttttcgattttggtgggaaaacgagattttttttgtttggcgagaaaatgcatttttgcggttttggcggaaaaacgagatatttttcttttggcgggaaaaacacgttttttggttttggcgggaaactcgtttttcggttttggcgggaaaatacaattttcgattttggcgagaaaacacgttttgtggttttggcgggaaaacatgttattcggttttggcgggaaaacgcgtttttgcgtttttggcgtgaaaacgcgtttttgtagttttggcaTGAAAACGTGTTTTTCGGATTTCgcggaaaatgcgttttggcgggaaaatatgtttttgcagttttcgcgggaaaatgcgttttttacgggaaaacacgtttttgcggtttttgcgggaaaaagcgttttggcgggaaaacacgttttgcaGTTTTCACGAGAATATgtgttttgcagttttggcgggaaatgcaTTCTGATGAGAAAAcgcatttttttgttttggcgggaaaatccggcgggaaaacacattttgttgttttggtggGAAAcgtgtttttgtgttttggcggaaaatgtaTTTTGGGGTTTTGACGTGAAAAgcgtttttgtgattttggcatgaaaacacgtttttgcgggaaaacacgtttttgcaattttgacgggaaaacacgtttttgcaattttgtgCGGAAATGCATTTTTAGAGTTTTGGcgtgaaaattttgattttaggttttcgcggaaaaatgcgtttttgtggttttgtcagttttcgtgtgtgacaaaatgatattatgtttatgtttgtaatttgtgaattacatcAAGGGCATAATAGACGTTATACCAAATTGAATGAACCATCTCCATCCAAATGGTCTAAATTGGATCAGCTGAATAGACTTTAAAATTAGGCCTAAATTTTCGAAAGTCATTCGGATGATCCATCCAGATGAGTTGCACTTTTAGTGTCGGAACGAACAAAACTCTCATCTCCGTCCAGATGGCTCATCCGGATGGAGAAACAAACAGATCCCTACTATCGTGGATTAGTTAGACCTCAgctaatataaaaacaaaaatgcaaATCGAAACTATCAAAAGGATAATAAACACCGTGAACTGATCTAGTTGTGCATAGGATCCAATGTGTAGTCCAGTGCTAACATGCATTATTTTATTCAGACTCGGGAATTGCTAACTGAAAGAAACGTAAGAGGAGGAAGACGGAGGTGTAGAAGAGAAGACCCCTGGTGATTAATCCGTAAAGTTGGTCAGTATGAATAGGGACACGCATGACTGCTACATCTGGCCGACAAATGTACTTGTTTACTACTTGTGCAGTTCCTTTTGTTACAAAGAAGGAtctagttgttgttgttgacatcATCAACATGTCTCTTTCCAAGATCAAATTTTCGCATGGGTGGAGTGACTCAGCCATGTAAACCACTCCAATTGCGTCACACACTCTGATTTCCACAGAGTCAGCTGATGAAGCAATTACAAAGATTAAAACAAATTGATTAATAACctcaaagaaataaaaatttcttaCCGGTATTAGATTCGACGGTGTGGAATTTGCGGGTGAAATCAGGACCTGTCAAAATAATTCCATCTGAACTGCCGAAAAACTGTAATGGTGGGAGAAACGGTGCAAAAACTATCATCATCAGCAGCATGAGCATCACATACTCCTTCGTCATCGTCAAATCCAAATATGATATTAGCCCTAGAATCAAAACAGCACCTGATAATAAGGGTAGAGAAAAGTCTACCGTGAAATAAGGGTAGAATTTAGTTAAGATTCCGAAAAGAAAGAGGGTCTCAACTACAATACTTGAACCCAAACTATTAAAACTAACCCATTATCTAATTTTGGTTTCATTCGGTTACGGCTGGGTTTTGGGTCTTTCcttatttgtaaattttagttTGGTTTCGGTTTAAATAAGGATAtccatttaatttcttttttttttttaaatcaacaaTCTACACATATCTTTAAAtccttaaaaactattttaataaaaatttagatattttaaaactataaaaataatatatctaatttattaaattagaatTATTTTCAGAGGTcatatgttatataattatatttaagatttgGACTACCAAacataaattcatttaaatcataatatattttaaaatctaatcaATATGTATCTAACGTATAGTTATCTactcgttgacaaaaaaaacatatagttATCTACTATAGGTACTGTGACAACCTGTCTCGTGGACCACCCGTCTCGTAGGCTCCATGctcacagcgctgcagcgcaTCAACCCCAACCCCTCTCTTATGAGTTCTCACCAATTTCATAATTTGGTTGTTGATGCGTTTCGAACCCAGGACCTCACCTTTTAACAACTCTCTCACAGGACAAGTTGTCACCAATTGAATTTGTAAGACCCGATCATGGATTcttcaatccaaccagaccgcagTCTCACCAAACAATCCTAACCAGTTTGATTCCATTAACTCCGATTCAAAtacaatattttctaaatatttatgaGTAATTTGAAGTTCATTGTTACACACTTAAATCCAACCAGAATCAATAAGGCAAATAGATACTTCATACATAGATAAACAGAATCAAACATCATTCATTCGTTCAACATAAACAAGTTGCTCATTAGGCTATCATAAGTTCACAGGTTTCACAATAGACTACTAAGATAACACCACTGCTAGGTATGACacattcaccacacatcttcccatggccggaGTCCTCACGGTGATTTTCCTTTACCACGGTCCAAGCCTGTACCCGAGACCAACATAACACAGACACAAACACCTGGTCAGATTATTAAACAAGAATCTATCACACAGCATGGCTGGAATCACATCTATCATCAAAATTACTCATCAGGCCAAAACATGACCAATTTCAAAAATactccaaaaattaattaaaattcatgacaattcatgataactcCCAGCTAAAAGAATGCCATAATCAGAATTTGCATAACCGGTCTCGATCCTATAGATCTCGGCCAAAATCAGTCAAACCGGCCCAAAGTGAACATCATCGAATCAATTCCTAAAAACtgattaaaattcatgaaaacccATGATAATTCATAACTAAGAGATTCTCATAATCAGAATCCAAATATTCGACCCAGAACATATGGATCCTGATCATGGTCAGTCCGGCCAAAGCCATGGACTTTCATCAGTTCTTTGATCCGGCCAAGGCCTAAGATTTGTGCTTCCATGTCTGAAACATCAACATCCAATACCACAACAAGAAATAGATGAAAGACAGTGTATAAGATCAGAGTTAGGTGTAACCAAACGAACCAGCCGGATCCATAGGCACATATGGTTCATCTGCCGGCTATGTCCGGTGGTACTTGgtcacacctctcaccttagggtTACGATCTCCAGGGGctgtctccttctccttctcaatctccttctccttgtctttctgcctaGTATCCATCCTCTTGCTATCGCAGACAAACTCCACCGGAAACAACCAGGAACCACCACAGATCGGATCGCCCAACTGTCGGTCtgtctctcttttctctctggaACTTTTATCTGAGTTTTCTGTCTTTTCTCATCTGATATTTTCGACAgagacaaggaaaaaaaaatgaagaagaaatcgATCATAACCTCCCCCATAATTGCCTGGACGAGCAGTTACCAAAAGATACCAAAAGTGGCAGTTTTCCCATAACCGCCGCCCAGTAACTGCCCATGGCGGTTatcttctttttccttcatttttaaatgaaaccTGAGCCTTCTCACTCCCTGGTTCGATCCCCAATACTCCTGATCCAACCGTCACACATGGACCACCGGCTCGGTCCGTAACCGCTCGGACCCGACCACACTGGTTCGGACCGGAACACTCTTCCCAACTGAGATGAGCTAGTATTCCAGCTCATGTGAGCTGATTAAGTCATGGTGAACTAGTTTCCAGCTGCACCTAGCTGGCTGAGCTTGATCCGGACCTCATACAGCTTCCGGTTCACTCATCCAGTTCCTTATTACTTGTTTCCGGCGAGGCCCCATATCCAAGAGACTGGATCACTGTAATTCACGGAAGTTTATTTGGACCTCTCGCCCAGCCGCTTCTTTTCATTTGATTATTATTTGAATCTTCATATtttggttaagtctcagcttcctgatgcccttaaccttcattttGGACCATAGTACGTTTGTCTCAaggtcttacgacctgactGGTGTGTCTCCTCGCACCATGGTCCGtccgggcgatcctatctaggatcggggacatgacaggtacgttataaaccataaaccaaatAATGATGAACCAACCATTCAGTTATATACAACTATATTTTGACCCGCACTTTCAAAACGCgggataatttttttgttaaaactttatataatcgcattttctctttatttgaaGTAAACATAGGCATAAAATCCATAACCCGAAGTCTGAATCGTACCCGGTCTGAAATGCAAAAAATACGAGAATGGATCTTGTAGGTGGTGTAAAACATATCCAAACTCGAAGTGTTATTAGCCGAACCTGAACGGGTAGCCCAGAGAGccggaaaacccaaaacaaatttGACTAACccgaaaaatcaaaataacagCTTCGAATTTCCAAATTAATCGCAAATATAAGTAtttgaaacatatatatatatgcaattcAAAGATTCTTGTatatttagtttgaaatgatatctaaaaataagtatttaaagtTTCAATAATTACCTTAAATATCTAATTCTATATCAATGAGTATTTATttcttacattttattttataattttggacTTAACTTCAGATATATCCGAAACAAACCAATATAACCTCAATCCAAACGATATAtggttactttatgggttttagtaTGTAATACAATTTAGAACCAAAAAcgatatgttatatttgaactcAATTTATACTTAGAAATTTACCATAATGAGATCTAGGATgtgataaaaattataaccaaGATTCAAAATACCAGACCCGTAACCCAACGGTTACCTGAACTTACAAACCTAATTTAAagtgtattttatattttgttcagctagttttatttttgatagATAGTTTACATATTTGTTGGAATAACCCGTAAAATAAACTCGTAAGAATTACAAACATCATGACGATGGGCTGCGGGTGCTCACATCACCTTTTAGGCGAAAGCAGAAATAGGGACTTAGGGCTGCGGGTCATCAAAATCCCGAAGGTTAAGCTCATCCCGCTTTCGACCCGTCCCGTTTACGACCCGTCCCGTTTTTGACTCGTCCCGCTTTGAACCCGTCCCGCGAGGCCCGCAATTTTGCGGGCTTACCAAATGGAGGTCTAATCCCGCTCCACAGCAAGCCTTTACGGGCCAGGCCCGCGGTCGAGGTCCTTGATTGCCATCCCTAAATATTTCTATggccaaaaaataaaatcacagCTCGTTCGTACCAATGATCCTAACGTAGTTacttttaataacaaaaaatccTAACATCTAGCCTATATATatggtaatattttatattgagaTTGTTAATGCTAAAGTTTGTAAACAGTTTTTATGGTAATATTCTAAATAATCAAAAGAAATATTCAATAGGTGTGGAAGTCTTACACAATAACAAACGCCACCTCTGCTTCTCAAAAATCAAAAAGGAATATTcaatataaattaagaaattCTCTTTCAACAAATTCCACacaaaaaaatacacaataacAAACATTCGTTGATGACTATTAGTTTTATGCACCGTAGATTGGTTTAAACCTTTATATATTAGTCGTATTCCTTGTGATATCTTATGTGTTTTTGTgattgtgtaattttttttgaggttttgttcataacaaatttcaattttatatcatGTTTTCATGTTTTCCAGTGGCTGTAGAGATAACCACGAGttaatagtttaaataattttgatatataattcaatttttattCGCATTTTTAAACCactgaatatttattttatgatgaaaaatttcattaacaacattataaatgttttgttaatttataatatttttgtctatcgaaaatatttctttattaaAATTAGTGCTTCTAAACCCGATCCGGATCCATGGTCAAACCGGTAAATTGGTAATCCTATATGTAataggtttttaaaaaatacaagaaaaGATCATATAGCGTGTTGACTCGAGTTCTTTGAACAAGCTCTCCACATCAATTTAATTTGATTGAAAGCTCTCAATCAAATTAGAGATCTCCCGCCATATTGgactttttacctttttattctTATGAGTAGGGAGTCAATCTGAAAGGATATCGTGAAAGAAGCACACTGGATGGGCGTGCTTCGACCGTGTCTCCGGGGCACAGTTTCTCTTCCTTCAAAATTTGGATGAGTCGATGTCGATCGAAAGCGCTGTTTGATGAGCCTGCGTAGTATTAATATAGTgaagttttctttattttatcattttttctttatttttatcatttcacataaaaatattgaaaacatatttaaaaaatattttataataacttGGAGTTAcgacatataataaaaataacaataagaCCAAAATTAATAAGTATGTAAATATCTAATGCACACATTTAAAttgactttaaaattttaaaatttgctaTTTAAATCAAATTGAATTACATACCAGTCATCCGTCAATCCAACTGGCTAGCCTCGGGATTTAGAAGTTAATTTGTTGCAGGTTTTATCGggtttaaattataaatatttcttaaaGCACAAACCAGATTACATATGGAATTACCGGTTTACTGGTTCAACCATGGATTCGAGTAATGTTTAAAATAGTGATTTAAATGCAGAAATATTTCAAATAGACAAAATTCTTACAAATTAACAAaatctttataataaaaaatttcaccATAAAATATCTAGCACTTTTGAAACGCATATCAAAATCTAATATAACTTATATTAGTGTCCTCAGTTCTATAATGATTAAAGACCGATAACAAAAAagtgaaatttgaaattttaatccTTTTGTATCTAGatcatatgatttttaataagattttatttattttaaatgctaaaccaaacaaaaacaaacatagAAACTCTagatatacaaaataagaaatgtaaaaatgttttttaaaaatattgtatttattgataaacaaacaaataatattgtatttattattatattttgaaatgtaaataaccaaatatacaaaataagaaatgtaaaaatgtttttaaaaaatataaaataagaaataattttttatacatttttaaattcagtatataaactattatttatctttataatgTGTATTACAACCAAAAAGttataaatatgttatttaaaatgaatTCATGCATAAAATTTGCATTCGTTTTAGTTTTGCAGAAATTGGTAGATGTattacaaacaattttttaaaaaataaagtatcTTAACGATTCAATACCTTATATACAGTACACATAACATATGAATAGAGAGGTGAAAAACCTTTTGTCACAGGTTGCTTTTGTTTACTTTGGTGAGAGATGAGCTAGGATCACCACACAATTTGtgttaataaaaccaaaacaaaagggTTCAGTTCCAATCTCCGGTTCGATGTTTGTAATCTAATTTTCCGGTATAGATCCCCCACCCATAAAGAGATAACATTCCAAATAACATAGAAGATCTCCCCATCCCTCGTCGCGTAGCTccacccccaccccccccccccccccccccccccccacagtAGCCCTAATCTGGACGATCGCTACACACCGAAAGGAAACCCTATTTATCTCCCATTCGATACCAACTTTGCTTCCCCCAACCTTCTCTTCATTTCTCGTTTCTGATCCGTAACCCTAATTATCCACAATCGCCGCTACTCAGATCTTTCAGCTGCAATCGGGCAATTCCGTATCTGGGTTTCACTAAAAATCAAACCTTTTGAGCTCTTGTAATCCGAATCGAAGAGAAGATGGTCGGTGGTGGAAACAGGAGAGACGAAGGATCGATGCCGATTCAGAACACCAACTTGTTCGCGGCTTTGGATActcggaggaagaagaagaagtccgACAAGAGCAAAGGACGTCAAGATCCGGCGAAGGAGCCTGAGCCGCAGGTGTTCTGGGCGCCTACGCCTCTCAAGGCTAAGGCTTGGGCGGATATCGACAGCgacgatgaagatgatgacTATTTCGCTACCACTGCTCCTCCTAAAGCCTTGTGGAGTACCTCCGAATCGTCCCGTTCGGATGCGAAAGAGGTTCCCGTTGAGGTTAGAAAGTCAATTTCTTTCATATGATGATGTGTGTCCTGTGTATGTTTAACCAGAAGCTTTAGATTtcacttgttttgttttttgtttttttttttagtttgctGTTGATTTACCTCATAGCCTTTATAGTTGACTGATGAATGATTGAAAGTTTGCATTTTTATGTTGAAAATGAATCTTGTTTTGGCATAAGCTACTTTGTATTCTGAAGGTATATATGAAAGTGTAAACCtttgttgttataaaattttcatGATATGTTTGCGCCCCCTGGTTGTGTGCCTGTGGGTTTCTGATTGAGATGCGTTTGCTTTTTAATGTGGCAGGAAAGTGAAAGTGAAGAGGACATTCTTGACGAaggcgatgatgatgatgatttggagGAAGAGCATGAGACGCAAGTTCATCCAGAAGCAGAGACTGAGGTGAAGAAGGCTCCTGAAGTTCCTGCACCACCCAAGGAACCAGAGAGGCAGCTTTCCAAGAAAGAGCTGAAACAGAAGGAACAAGCTGAGTTTGACGCTTTGTTAGCGGATTTTGGAGTTGCACCCATCAATGGTCAAGGAAACTCTCAAGGTATCTATCACACAGTTCTGCTCTACACTggcttattattattatatgctGAGAAAATCATTTGTTAATACTGATACCTAACAGATAAGCAAGAGAAGAAGGAAGCCAATGGAGAgggagagaagaaggagaacgCAGCCAGAGAATCAAAGgcctcgaagaagaagaaaaagaagaacaaacagAAGGAAGTTAAAGAATCTCAGGATGAAATGAAGAGCAACTCAGATGCTCCTGCAGATGAGCAAGGGGGGGAGGAGGAGGGTTCTTCGTCCATGGATATCAAAGAACGGCTCAAGAAGATTGCatcaatgaagaagaagaaatcaagcAAAGAGACGGATGGTGGTGCAAAAGTTGCGGCACAAGAAGCAGCAGCGAGGAAGGCAAAGCTGGCTgcggaaaagaagaagaaagagaagaatcaCTACAATCAGCAGCCAGTGAGGTGAAACCAATCACCCACCACCCACCCGTTTTGATATATGAACATGTGTCTCTTCCCTCTTTTGGTTGGGTCAGTACTTTTAGAGATATGGCTATTGATCTTTTGAATTATGTTGAATACAATGTGGGAACATAGACAAGAAAAAAACTCTCTTTGAATTTGTTTTGCTCTTTCTTTCTATAtgttcttcatgtttatcttcgTCCTTAGAAACACCCATTATAATTAACAAAACTTTTTAATACCGGAACTATACGTAAACCAAACTATAACCAAATCCAATTAAACTGAAAGTACAAGCAAAACCGTTCCAAAAATCTCAATTAATAATCATTCAGAAAGTTGTAGGATGACAATTTAGATTACTCAGTAGCTTAAGAATCAATTGGAAAAATATTGGTCCAAATCCAATTACTAGAGAATAGAAAATGATatattaacttaaaatataaaaaacatgtattatttAGAGAATGATatattaacttaaaatataaaaaacatgtattatttctttaaataaaagctacggagttacctaatatgatttacatatatatttgttgattaatgactatgaataataaagatttgataacagtTTTTGCATCtttattcatttttgtttaattttatattattaaaaaataaagatttgctgtcaaaaaaaaaaattaaagattaaatattaaccatataataaaaaattaattttttttcttatatgttatgttttgaatttttttaaaacggttttatattacaaaaataagaaaacctaatatgttatatttaaaaaaatttaaaacaactttaaattacaaaaaagagGAAACCTtaaatgttagattttttcttatatgttatattatgaattttttaaaacgactttaaattacaaaaatataagttttatttaagcatacgactaaaagtataaaatgacatgtatcaattcgatggttgatatgaaacctttcaaaatcatatggaagataaatgtcaaaatcaTTCAACTGCAGAAACAATAccgttcattttttttaagaatgtgttcggttaaaaaataagatttttgtgtcataatttgtttaatggcTAATCCGATCAGttcatgatatattaattatagtttatgttcataatttttaataaaaatactgttcaatttttaatttatgttcagtttttaa contains these protein-coding regions:
- the LOC106374219 gene encoding uncharacterized protein LOC106374219: MTKEYVMLMLLMMIVFAPFLPPLQFFGSSDGIILTGPDFTRKFHTVESNTADSVEIRVCDAIGVVYMAESLHPCENLILERDMLMMSTTTTRSFFVTKGTAQVVNKYICRPDVAVMRVPIHTDQLYGLITRGLLFYTSVFLLLRFFQLAIPESE
- the LOC106375342 gene encoding nucleolar and coiled-body phosphoprotein 1-like, whose amino-acid sequence is MVGGGNRRDEGSMPIQNTNLFAALDTRRKKKKSDKSKGRQDPAKEPEPQVFWAPTPLKAKAWADIDSDDEDDDYFATTAPPKALWSTSESSRSDAKEVPVEESESEEDILDEGDDDDDLEEEHETQVHPEAETEVKKAPEVPAPPKEPERQLSKKELKQKEQAEFDALLADFGVAPINGQGNSQDKQEKKEANGEGEKKENAARESKASKKKKKKNKQKEVKESQDEMKSNSDAPADEQGGEEEGSSSMDIKERLKKIASMKKKKSSKETDGGAKVAAQEAAARKAKLAAEKKKKEKNHYNQQPVR